The following is a genomic window from Nitrospira sp..
TTTGCCGACGGGTTCTTGACGCATTCTCCCGTCGTGACATCGAATTGCCAGCCGTGCCAAGGGCACGAAACGATATTCCCGTGGACATCGCCTTCGCCCAAGGGGCCGCCGCGATGGACGCAGGTATTGTCGATGGCATGAAAGGCGCCGTCGACATTGAAGACCGCGAGGGTCTTGCCTTTCACTTCAACCACGACCGCATGACCCGGTTTCACGTCCGCCGTACTCGCAACCCGCACATAGTCTCCCATTGCCGCTCCTTCGCTGTAAGCCGTTCGGTTAGCTGTTGGTAAATGGCTGCTTGATTTTTTTCAGCAGGCTGTCGATGGACGAGCCGCTCTGTTCCGTCCCGCCCAAAGCTCCAGCGATCTTTTGGGCAATATCGCGAAATGCCGCGGCTTGGGGAGAGTCCGGATGGCCGACGACGATTGGATGGCCGGAATCGCCTCCTTCGCGAATAGCCGGGTCGATGGGAATGCGCCCGAGGAAGGGAATGCCCAACTTCTCCGCGGCCCGCTCGCCTCCGCCCTGAGAGAAGATGTCGGTCTGTTCGCCGCAATGGCCGCACACGAACGAGCTCATGTTCTCGACAATGCCGAGCAGCGGCACGTTCACTTTCTGGAACATCGCCATGCCCTTCCGGACATCGTAGAGCGCCACTTCCTGCGGCGTCGTCACGGTAATGGCGCCGGCGAGCGGGACCATTTGCGAGATGGACAATTGCACATCGCCGGTGCCTGGAGGCAAGTCGAGCAGCAAATAATCCAGGTTGCCCCACAGCACATCGCGGAAAAACGCTTGCAGATATTGATGGACCATCGGACCGCGCCAGACTAGCGGCGCGTCTTCCGGCACCAGGTACGCCATCGAAATTAATTTGACGCCGTAGTTTTCAACCGGGACGATCTTGCCGTCTTGTTGCTCCGGCCCCTTCGAACTGCCCATCATCATGGGAATGTTCGGGCCATAAAGATCCGCATCCATCAGGCCGACCTTCGCGCCGGTGAGCGCCAGCGCGCAGGCCAGGTTGGAGGCGACGGTCGATTTGCCGACGCCGCCCTTGCCGCTGCTGACGGCGATGACATGCTTCACGCCGGGGATGAGATTTTCCTTTGGCGGAGCTGAAGGGGCTCCGTGGGAATGTTCGTC
Proteins encoded in this region:
- a CDS encoding Nitrite reductase (NAD(P)H) small subunit (MaGe:77307693), with product MGDYVRVASTADVKPGHAVVVEVKGKTLAVFNVDGAFHAIDNTCVHRGGPLGEGDVHGNIVSCPWHGWQFDVTTGECVKNPSAKVEVYPVKVEGDNITVLA
- a CDS encoding Iron-sulfur cluster carrier protein (MaGe:77307694); the encoded protein is MADEHSHGAPSAPPKENLIPGVKHVIAVSSGKGGVGKSTVASNLACALALTGAKVGLMDADLYGPNIPMMMGSSKGPEQQDGKIVPVENYGVKLISMAYLVPEDAPLVWRGPMVHQYLQAFFRDVLWGNLDYLLLDLPPGTGDVQLSISQMVPLAGAITVTTPQEVALYDVRKGMAMFQKVNVPLLGIVENMSSFVCGHCGEQTDIFSQGGGERAAEKLGIPFLGRIPIDPAIREGGDSGHPIVVGHPDSPQAAAFRDIAQKIAGALGGTEQSGSSIDSLLKKIKQPFTNS